In Providencia sneebia DSM 19967, one DNA window encodes the following:
- a CDS encoding aldehyde dehydrogenase family protein — protein MSTIEEVVFQQKKFADAGIAKDISFRKKQLKKLKMVLQENENLLCDAIYEDVKKSKFETYVTELALIYHDIDSYIKHLDKWAKPLKVKTNIANLPGKSFIISEPYGTTLIIGAWNYPYQLTLAPLIAALAAGNTAIIKPSELPVQTSSALTKIINDNFEPGYLHVIEGGVEVTQQLLSYPYGKICFTGSTTVGKIVAKAAAEHLTPVLLELGGKSPCFVFEDADLKIAAKRIAWGKYLNAGQTCIAPDYLLVHSSVYDEFLNELKQQVPKIVGKNPLESDSYTRIINEKNVQRLKKLMCQEKLFLGGNIIESENYIEPTILKYVDWQDSCMQEEIFGPILPVLKFNDLNDVILKIKERPKPLALYVFSKSKAVQSKLLHEISFGGGCINDTIIIVICHLVALEIAGWVIIMVNMDLKHLAIKNLS, from the coding sequence ATGAGCACAATTGAAGAAGTCGTATTCCAACAAAAAAAGTTTGCTGATGCTGGAATAGCTAAAGATATTTCTTTTAGAAAAAAACAGCTAAAAAAACTTAAAATGGTGCTTCAAGAAAATGAAAATCTTCTCTGTGATGCTATTTATGAAGATGTCAAAAAATCTAAATTTGAAACTTATGTTACTGAGTTAGCTCTGATTTATCATGATATTGATTCTTATATCAAACACTTGGATAAATGGGCAAAACCTTTAAAAGTTAAAACAAATATTGCCAACCTTCCCGGTAAAAGTTTTATTATTTCCGAGCCATATGGAACCACTCTTATTATTGGTGCTTGGAATTATCCATACCAATTAACACTTGCCCCACTTATTGCAGCCCTTGCTGCGGGCAATACTGCAATTATTAAACCAAGTGAACTGCCTGTTCAAACTTCATCTGCATTAACAAAAATCATTAATGATAATTTTGAACCCGGCTATTTGCACGTTATTGAAGGTGGTGTTGAAGTAACTCAGCAATTACTCTCCTATCCTTATGGGAAAATCTGTTTTACAGGAAGCACAACTGTTGGAAAAATCGTGGCAAAAGCAGCAGCTGAACACTTAACTCCCGTACTTTTGGAGCTAGGCGGCAAAAGCCCATGTTTTGTTTTTGAAGATGCTGATTTAAAAATAGCAGCTAAAAGAATTGCTTGGGGTAAATATCTCAATGCAGGACAAACGTGTATTGCTCCTGATTATCTTCTAGTTCATTCAAGTGTTTATGATGAATTTCTTAATGAATTAAAACAGCAAGTTCCCAAAATAGTTGGAAAAAATCCGTTAGAAAGTGATAGTTATACTCGGATTATCAATGAAAAAAATGTGCAACGCCTTAAGAAATTGATGTGTCAGGAAAAACTTTTTTTAGGTGGTAATATTATTGAATCTGAAAATTACATTGAGCCAACTATCTTAAAATATGTTGATTGGCAAGATAGTTGTATGCAAGAAGAGATATTTGGCCCCATTCTTCCCGTCTTAAAATTTAACGATCTTAATGATGTCATCTTAAAAATAAAAGAAAGACCCAAGCCTCTTGCATTGTATGTATTTTCCAAGAGTAAAGCGGTTCAATCCAAACTTCTCCATGAAATTTCATTTGGTGGAGGCTGTATTAATGACACGATTATAATAGTAATATGCCATTTGGTGGCGTTGGAGATAGCGGGATGGGTCATTATCATGGTGAATATGGATTTAAAGCATTTAGCCATCAAAAATCTGTCCTAG
- a CDS encoding epoxyqueuosine reductase QueH, with translation MLREQLTLPDNADKLLLHSCCAPCSGEVMEALQASGINYTIFFYNPNIHPKREYLIRKEENIRFAQKHNIPFVDADYDTDNWFERAKGMEQEPERGVRCTMCFDMRFERTALYAAENGFSVISSSLGISRWKNMQQINDCGARAVAPYPNMVYWDYNWRKKGGSARMIEISKREQFYQQEYCGCIYSLRDTNKHRKSQGRDLIKIGVQYYTP, from the coding sequence ATGTTAAGAGAACAACTTACACTACCAGATAATGCGGATAAATTACTTCTTCACTCTTGTTGCGCCCCTTGTTCTGGCGAGGTAATGGAAGCGCTGCAAGCTTCTGGCATTAATTATACAATATTCTTTTATAATCCTAACATTCATCCAAAAAGAGAATATTTAATTCGCAAAGAAGAAAATATTCGTTTTGCGCAAAAGCATAATATCCCATTTGTTGATGCAGATTACGATACCGATAATTGGTTTGAACGCGCTAAAGGGATGGAGCAAGAACCCGAGCGTGGCGTACGCTGTACCATGTGTTTTGATATGCGCTTTGAAAGAACAGCATTATATGCCGCTGAAAATGGATTTTCCGTTATCTCTAGCTCGCTCGGTATTTCAAGATGGAAAAATATGCAGCAAATCAATGATTGTGGCGCTCGTGCTGTTGCACCTTACCCAAACATGGTTTATTGGGATTATAACTGGCGTAAAAAAGGCGGTTCAGCTCGAATGATTGAAATCAGCAAACGGGAACAATTCTACCAACAAGAATATTGCGGCTGTATTTATTCATTAAGAGATACCAATAAGCACCGTAAATCTCAAGGGCGGGATTTAATTAAAATTGGTGTTCAATACTATACGCCTTAA
- a CDS encoding O-acetyl-ADP-ribose deacetylase translates to MQARIELQQGDITKINADAIVNAANSSLLGGGGVDGAIHRAGGGDILDECRQIRARQGGCKPGDAVITTAGKLPAKYVIHTVGPVWQNGSQNEAQILEKAYLSSLKLANQYKLNVVAFPNISTGIYHFPKQLAAQIAYQTVTQYLAENEFPKKVIFVCFDDENYCLYNQLLENKSC, encoded by the coding sequence ATGCAAGCAAGAATTGAGCTACAGCAGGGTGATATTACAAAGATTAATGCTGATGCCATTGTGAATGCCGCAAACAGTTCTCTTTTAGGTGGAGGTGGTGTTGATGGCGCTATCCACCGCGCAGGTGGAGGGGATATTCTTGATGAATGTCGTCAAATTAGAGCAAGACAAGGCGGTTGCAAGCCTGGAGATGCTGTCATCACTACTGCGGGAAAATTACCCGCAAAATATGTTATTCACACGGTAGGGCCAGTTTGGCAAAATGGTTCGCAGAATGAAGCCCAAATATTAGAAAAAGCGTATTTATCCAGTTTAAAATTAGCCAACCAGTATAAATTAAATGTGGTTGCTTTCCCTAATATTAGTACGGGTATTTATCATTTTCCAAAACAACTGGCTGCGCAAATCGCTTATCAAACAGTTACTCAATATCTTGCGGAAAATGAATTTCCTAAAAAAGTCATTTTTGTGTGTTTTGATGATGAAAACTACTGTTTATATAATCAATTGCTTGAAAATAAGTCATGTTGA
- a CDS encoding glycine cleavage system transcriptional repressor, translated as MPKTEQQFLVITALGTDRTGIVNTITRLVSECGCNIEDSRLAMFGKEFTFIMMLSGSWNAIAQIEATLPLKGAELELLIVMKRTQSVQTTDYPLTVTVNVIVDDAPRIVEQFTNLFTTQQCNIAELVSKTQPANTRNGTPAQLEIQITAHHPLDDNGIIIKNKFQQLCTMLNAKGNISIVNNPKMQS; from the coding sequence TTGCCTAAAACAGAACAGCAATTTCTTGTAATTACTGCGCTGGGAACAGATCGCACGGGAATTGTGAATACCATCACACGCCTAGTGAGCGAGTGTGGCTGTAATATTGAAGACAGCCGTCTAGCAATGTTTGGCAAAGAATTTACCTTCATCATGATGCTCTCTGGTAGTTGGAATGCTATTGCTCAAATTGAAGCGACCTTACCTTTGAAAGGCGCAGAACTTGAGTTACTTATTGTGATGAAGCGAACTCAAAGTGTACAAACGACTGATTATCCATTAACAGTGACTGTCAATGTAATAGTGGATGACGCGCCGCGTATTGTTGAGCAATTTACCAACCTATTTACGACTCAACAGTGCAATATTGCAGAACTTGTATCAAAAACACAGCCAGCGAATACACGTAATGGCACACCCGCTCAACTTGAAATTCAAATTACGGCGCATCATCCTCTCGATGATAATGGCATAATTATAAAGAATAAATTTCAACAACTATGTACAATGCTTAACGCCAAAGGCAACATAAGCATTGTTAATAATCCTAAAATGCAGAGTTAA
- the bamC gene encoding outer membrane protein assembly factor BamC → MATLLQKSKVMKVAGLSLVVLLAACSSDQRYKRQVSGNEEYLDATPLKVLNVPQGMTLPLQNGEYDIPKVTSSGPVGKALDIRPPVLTISQLSGSRTEDSAEASRLLLENTPENSALWSQVVMILEQRNIPVSSKDDGSHSIETDWVQWERADEDVQLESRHKVTVQPMNGMIALTVTNLGMRQGTETVTDQAEIQRYNKLLLNELTDNLYALRDTSNKNSIQSAYGIIDVQSGSDSVGLPVVIVRAPFDAVWERLPHTLETVGMKVGDRSRSTGSVMVTYKGLSSSEWQALGIDDPSVPEADYKIQVGDLNNRSSLQFINTKGTPLTQKQNDEMVAALKAAFSKVSSK, encoded by the coding sequence ATGGCAACATTATTGCAAAAATCGAAGGTTATGAAGGTTGCTGGCCTGTCACTTGTTGTGTTACTGGCAGCCTGCTCCAGCGATCAGCGCTATAAACGTCAGGTTAGTGGTAACGAGGAGTATCTCGATGCCACGCCATTGAAAGTGTTGAATGTACCTCAGGGAATGACATTACCATTGCAAAATGGCGAGTATGATATCCCTAAAGTCACCTCATCAGGCCCAGTAGGTAAAGCACTTGATATTCGTCCTCCTGTTTTGACGATTTCGCAATTATCAGGTTCACGTACTGAAGATAGCGCTGAAGCAAGCCGTTTGTTGCTTGAAAATACACCTGAAAATAGTGCTTTATGGTCGCAAGTTGTGATGATTTTGGAACAACGTAATATTCCGGTCTCGTCAAAAGATGATGGATCGCATTCAATTGAAACAGATTGGGTACAATGGGAACGTGCCGATGAAGATGTTCAATTAGAAAGCCGCCACAAAGTTACCGTACAGCCAATGAATGGCATGATTGCACTGACAGTAACGAATTTAGGCATGCGTCAAGGTACGGAAACAGTAACTGACCAAGCTGAAATCCAACGCTATAACAAACTGTTATTAAATGAATTAACTGACAATTTATATGCATTGCGTGATACTTCGAACAAAAATAGTATCCAAAGTGCTTATGGTATTATTGATGTACAATCAGGCAGTGATTCTGTTGGTTTACCAGTTGTGATTGTGCGTGCACCATTTGATGCCGTTTGGGAACGTTTACCGCATACATTAGAAACAGTTGGAATGAAAGTTGGTGATCGCAGTCGTTCAACGGGTTCAGTTATGGTGACATACAAAGGTCTAAGTAGCTCTGAATGGCAAGCATTAGGTATAGATGATCCTTCCGTGCCAGAAGCCGACTACAAAATTCAAGTTGGTGATTTGAATAACCGCAGTAGTTTGCAGTTTATTAATACGAAAGGCACACCATTAACTCAAAAACAAAATGACGAAATGGTTGCTGCATTGAAAGCAGCTTTCAGTAAAGTAAGCAGTAAGTAA
- the bcp gene encoding thioredoxin-dependent thiol peroxidase, with amino-acid sequence MNPLKAGDKAPQLSLPDQDGEIINLSDYQGQRVLVYFYPKAMTPGCTVQACGLRDEMDTLKQKGVEVLGISTDKPEKLARFAEKELLNFTLLSDEDHQICEQFGIWGEKQFMGKTYDGIHRVSFLIDAQGNIEHVFDNFKTSNHHEIVLEYLNSHA; translated from the coding sequence ATGAACCCATTGAAAGCCGGTGATAAGGCGCCTCAACTCAGCCTTCCTGACCAAGATGGTGAAATCATCAATCTTTCAGATTATCAGGGTCAACGCGTATTAGTCTATTTTTATCCAAAAGCGATGACCCCAGGATGTACCGTTCAGGCTTGTGGCCTGCGCGATGAAATGGATACGCTTAAGCAAAAAGGTGTTGAAGTTTTAGGCATCAGCACAGATAAACCCGAAAAATTGGCTCGATTCGCTGAAAAAGAGTTATTGAACTTCACTTTACTTTCAGATGAAGACCACCAGATTTGTGAACAATTTGGTATTTGGGGAGAAAAACAGTTCATGGGTAAAACTTATGACGGGATCCACCGTGTGAGTTTTCTTATTGATGCACAAGGAAATATCGAACATGTGTTTGATAATTTCAAAACCAGTAACCACCATGAAATCGTTCTCGAATATTTAAACTCTCACGCTTAA
- the purC gene encoding phosphoribosylaminoimidazolesuccinocarboxamide synthase has translation MQKKAELYRGKAKTVYTTEDPNRLILEFRNNTSALDGERIEQFDRKGMVNNKFNHFIMSKLEEAGIPTQMEALLSDTEALVKKLDMVPVECVIRNRAAGSLVKRLGVEEGIILNPPLFDLFLKDDAKHDPMVNESYCETFGWVSKENLAEMKRLSYKANEVLSKIFDDAGLILVDFKLEFGLFNGKVVLGDEFSPDGSRLWDKETLNKMDKDRFRQSLGGLIEAYEEVARRIGVELD, from the coding sequence ATGCAAAAGAAAGCTGAGTTGTATCGTGGAAAGGCAAAAACAGTCTATACCACAGAGGACCCAAACCGTTTAATTCTGGAGTTCCGTAATAATACATCAGCACTCGATGGTGAGCGCATTGAACAGTTCGACCGTAAAGGGATGGTAAACAATAAGTTTAACCATTTTATTATGAGCAAGTTGGAAGAAGCGGGTATCCCAACGCAAATGGAAGCACTTTTATCTGATACTGAAGCATTGGTTAAAAAATTAGATATGGTGCCCGTTGAGTGTGTGATCCGTAACCGTGCAGCAGGTTCATTGGTTAAACGCTTAGGCGTAGAAGAAGGGATTATTTTAAATCCACCATTATTTGACCTATTTTTAAAAGATGATGCCAAACATGATCCAATGGTCAATGAATCTTATTGCGAGACATTTGGTTGGGTCAGCAAAGAGAATTTGGCAGAAATGAAACGTCTGAGCTACAAAGCAAATGAAGTGCTTTCTAAAATCTTTGATGATGCAGGTTTAATTCTGGTTGATTTTAAACTGGAGTTTGGGCTGTTTAACGGCAAAGTTGTGCTTGGTGATGAATTTTCACCAGATGGAAGCCGTTTATGGGACAAAGAAACATTGAATAAAATGGATAAAGACCGTTTTCGTCAAAGTTTAGGTGGCTTAATTGAAGCCTATGAGGAAGTTGCTCGCCGTATTGGTGTAGAATTGGATTAA
- a CDS encoding tRNA(Met) cytidine acetyltransferase TmcA, with product MVNLNQGMAIPLSTICDQLSYLGFRRLLVLSGETPWIDQQLVCIKQQIQGDWITISSRITGAIIESKTHLLLGREFFHAIFDATEGFHSEALARLAGTLKAGSLLVLCTPPQKSWPITPDKDSLRWNEQHGMIPTPNFVHHLQKSFQSDSNILMWEQGNLPEWTLLPEQQAWQPPLGLATPAQQQALNQLLSAKQGVWGIIAQRGRGKSTLAGMLLQQWEGECWCCAPAKVSTVMIEQQAGKPLDFRSPDELLRLCASGAAITADWLIIDEAAAIPTYLLRQIIAYFPRVLMTTTVDGYEGTGRGFLSKFCHQLADFTKIELSEPIRWAKNDPLENWLDQALLLKDFENHDNQQTQWQITPVTQQQLANDAKVLQAFYGLLTSAHYRTSPLDLRRLLDAKGQSFMAAKSCGQFIGALWMVEEGGLESDLCWQIWAGLRRPRGNLVAQSLAAHHYFPCAALMKSQRVMRIAVSEKSRRQKIGKQLIEAQKASAKLANLDYLSVSFGLTPELLNFWLKMGFQLVRIGEHLEASSGCYTAMALMPLSAKAESLCERAKLLLARDLFWRNDINIFNLKTNNLQDLSAEDWFELIGFGLYSRTLAASGAAIQRLLMQEENGLMLLRLHFQQQVSIEDLCQKMGLTGQKQWLKCARAEIREIVECDFPELVEQIAQKITISYP from the coding sequence TTGGTAAATCTTAACCAAGGTATGGCGATTCCATTATCAACGATTTGTGATCAACTGAGTTATTTGGGGTTTCGGCGTTTGTTGGTTTTATCGGGTGAAACACCATGGATTGATCAGCAACTTGTCTGTATAAAACAGCAAATTCAGGGTGATTGGATCACAATTTCATCCCGCATTACAGGCGCTATTATTGAAAGTAAAACGCATCTGTTACTTGGCAGAGAGTTTTTTCATGCTATTTTTGATGCAACTGAAGGTTTCCACAGTGAAGCATTGGCGAGATTGGCAGGCACATTAAAAGCCGGGAGCTTGCTGGTACTGTGTACGCCACCGCAAAAGAGTTGGCCAATAACCCCCGATAAGGACAGTCTGCGCTGGAATGAACAGCATGGGATGATCCCAACACCAAATTTTGTTCATCACTTACAAAAGTCATTTCAATCTGACAGTAATATTTTAATGTGGGAGCAAGGTAATCTGCCAGAATGGACTTTGTTACCTGAACAACAAGCTTGGCAGCCACCTTTAGGGCTAGCTACACCCGCTCAGCAGCAAGCATTGAATCAATTATTATCAGCAAAACAAGGGGTTTGGGGCATTATTGCGCAAAGGGGCCGAGGAAAGTCGACGCTGGCGGGAATGCTACTCCAGCAATGGGAAGGTGAATGTTGGTGCTGTGCACCTGCAAAAGTTTCAACGGTTATGATTGAACAGCAAGCCGGGAAACCACTGGATTTTCGCTCTCCTGATGAACTTTTACGTTTATGTGCAAGTGGAGCAGCAATAACGGCGGATTGGCTCATTATTGATGAAGCTGCCGCAATTCCAACTTATCTATTACGACAAATTATTGCTTATTTCCCGCGAGTGTTAATGACTACCACAGTGGATGGCTATGAAGGCACAGGGCGCGGTTTCCTCAGTAAATTTTGTCATCAATTGGCTGATTTTACTAAAATTGAATTATCAGAGCCTATTCGCTGGGCTAAAAACGATCCTCTTGAAAATTGGTTAGATCAAGCATTATTACTCAAAGACTTTGAAAACCATGATAATCAGCAAACTCAATGGCAAATCACGCCAGTTACGCAGCAACAGCTGGCAAATGATGCTAAGGTTCTGCAAGCTTTTTATGGTTTGTTGACGAGTGCTCACTATAGAACATCACCGCTAGATTTGCGCCGATTGTTAGATGCAAAAGGCCAATCATTTATGGCAGCTAAATCATGTGGACAGTTTATTGGTGCTCTGTGGATGGTCGAAGAAGGTGGACTTGAGTCGGATTTATGCTGGCAAATTTGGGCGGGTTTACGCCGACCAAGAGGAAATCTTGTCGCTCAATCACTTGCTGCTCATCATTATTTTCCGTGTGCAGCTTTGATGAAATCACAACGAGTAATGCGCATTGCCGTAAGTGAAAAATCTCGACGACAAAAAATTGGCAAACAGCTGATAGAAGCACAAAAAGCCAGCGCTAAATTGGCGAACTTAGATTATTTGTCTGTCAGTTTTGGCCTCACGCCTGAATTATTAAATTTTTGGTTAAAAATGGGGTTTCAATTAGTGCGCATTGGCGAACATTTAGAAGCTAGCAGCGGTTGTTATACTGCGATGGCCTTGATGCCTTTATCAGCAAAAGCAGAGAGTTTGTGCGAACGCGCGAAATTATTGTTAGCTCGTGATCTCTTTTGGCGTAATGATATTAACATTTTTAATTTGAAAACGAATAATCTGCAAGATTTAAGCGCTGAAGATTGGTTTGAGTTGATTGGGTTTGGTTTATATAGCCGCACTCTTGCGGCAAGCGGCGCGGCTATACAAAGATTATTAATGCAAGAAGAAAACGGATTAATGTTACTTCGCCTCCATTTTCAACAACAAGTTTCTATTGAAGATCTTTGCCAGAAAATGGGGCTGACAGGCCAAAAGCAGTGGCTGAAATGTGCAAGAGCGGAAATTCGCGAAATTGTTGAGTGTGATTTTCCGGAGTTAGTTGAGCAAATCGCTCAAAAAATTACTATTTCTTATCCTTAG
- the dapA gene encoding 4-hydroxy-tetrahydrodipicolinate synthase has product MSQTNINYKAFLTGSIVAVITPMNSNGDLDKQSLKRLVDYHVENGTSAIVSVGTTGESATLSHKEHVDVVHTTLELADGRIPIIAGTGANATAEAISLTKEFENSGVVACLTVTPYYNKPSQEGLYQHFKAISESTCLPQILYNVPSRTGCDLLPETVGRLAKLANIVAIKEATGNLARVNQIKELVDDNFVLLTGDDATALDFMQLGGQGVISVTSNVAAAQMVKMCDLALAGKYTEARELNKTLMGLHHQLFVEPNPIPAKWGCHRLGLISDGTLRLPMTPLTTSGQEKVEQALRLAGLL; this is encoded by the coding sequence ATGTCACAAACTAACATTAATTATAAAGCATTCCTCACTGGCAGCATTGTTGCCGTGATTACACCAATGAATTCAAATGGCGATTTGGATAAACAAAGTTTGAAAAGATTGGTGGATTACCATGTAGAAAATGGTACCTCCGCGATTGTTTCTGTTGGGACAACGGGTGAGTCAGCAACACTCAGCCATAAAGAGCATGTTGATGTTGTGCATACAACGCTTGAACTCGCCGATGGACGTATTCCAATCATTGCTGGTACTGGCGCAAATGCAACAGCAGAAGCTATTTCTCTTACAAAAGAGTTTGAAAATTCAGGGGTTGTTGCTTGCTTGACGGTAACACCTTATTATAATAAACCTTCGCAGGAAGGGTTATATCAGCATTTTAAAGCGATTTCAGAAAGTACTTGCTTGCCTCAAATTCTCTATAATGTACCATCACGTACTGGATGTGATTTATTACCAGAAACAGTGGGACGTTTAGCTAAATTGGCTAATATTGTTGCAATTAAAGAAGCGACAGGGAACTTAGCAAGGGTAAATCAAATCAAAGAACTGGTTGATGACAATTTTGTTCTGCTCACAGGCGATGATGCAACCGCGCTCGACTTTATGCAGTTGGGTGGGCAAGGTGTGATTTCAGTGACATCTAACGTTGCGGCTGCACAAATGGTAAAAATGTGTGACTTAGCGCTTGCGGGCAAATATACTGAGGCTCGAGAATTAAACAAAACCCTGATGGGTCTGCATCATCAGTTGTTTGTCGAGCCGAATCCAATTCCAGCGAAATGGGGCTGTCACCGCCTTGGTCTGATCTCTGATGGTACGTTACGTTTACCAATGACGCCACTTACCACATCAGGTCAAGAAAAAGTGGAACAAGCCCTAAGACTCGCTGGATTACTGTAA
- a CDS encoding neutral zinc metallopeptidase produces MRWQNRRRSDNIEDRRSNNSSGGFRPAGGGMRLPLRGKSGIVILIVIVVAGYYGVDLSGLITGEPLGTTSQQQQQQKRQITPQEQQLADFTSVMLASTEDVWQNEFKQMGKVYQKPTLVIYRNGTTTACGQGQSFMGPFYCPGDNKVYIDLSFYNDMKTKLGAGGEFAQGYVVAHEIGHHVQHLLGIEQQVRKLQRTSNQKEANKLSVKLELQADCFAGVWGHYMDKEGILENGDLQSALNAAQAIGDDRLQQQSQGRVVPDSFTHGTSEQRYFWFKKGFDTGDINSCNTFKS; encoded by the coding sequence ATGCGTTGGCAAAATCGTCGTCGTAGCGACAATATTGAAGATAGAAGGTCGAATAATTCATCCGGTGGTTTTCGCCCAGCGGGTGGAGGAATGCGTCTACCACTTCGCGGTAAAAGTGGGATTGTGATCCTCATTGTTATTGTTGTTGCCGGGTATTATGGTGTTGATTTATCTGGATTAATTACAGGTGAACCGCTTGGAACAACGAGCCAGCAGCAACAACAACAAAAACGACAAATAACGCCTCAAGAACAACAACTTGCTGATTTTACTTCCGTTATGTTGGCATCTACCGAAGATGTGTGGCAAAACGAGTTTAAACAGATGGGAAAAGTTTACCAAAAACCGACTTTAGTTATTTATCGGAATGGCACGACGACCGCGTGCGGTCAAGGTCAATCATTTATGGGACCATTTTATTGCCCTGGTGATAATAAGGTCTATATCGACCTGTCATTTTATAATGATATGAAAACAAAACTAGGGGCAGGTGGTGAGTTTGCACAAGGTTATGTTGTTGCTCACGAAATTGGACATCATGTCCAACACTTATTAGGTATTGAGCAACAAGTAAGAAAGTTACAGCGTACATCAAATCAAAAAGAAGCGAATAAACTTTCAGTGAAGTTAGAGTTGCAAGCTGACTGCTTTGCAGGTGTTTGGGGACACTACATGGATAAAGAAGGCATTTTGGAGAATGGTGACCTGCAATCTGCGTTGAATGCCGCGCAAGCTATTGGCGATGATAGATTACAACAACAAAGCCAAGGGCGAGTTGTTCCAGATAGCTTTACACATGGTACATCAGAGCAGCGCTATTTTTGGTTTAAAAAAGGCTTTGATACAGGTGATATCAACAGTTGTAATACCTTTAAAAGTTAG
- a CDS encoding DUF441 domain-containing protein: MSNVDPTLIILLVLAGLGIISHNMTVTLAMLFLLVVRITPLNNYFPWVEKYGLTVGILILTIGVMAPIASGKISSHDVLSSFLNWKSILAIVIGITVSWLGSRGVALMSNQPSTVAGLLVGTVIGVALFRGVPVGPLIAAGILSLLIGKS; this comes from the coding sequence ATGAGTAACGTCGATCCTACCTTGATTATCTTATTAGTTTTAGCGGGTCTTGGCATCATTAGCCATAATATGACAGTTACGTTAGCTATGTTATTTCTATTGGTTGTACGAATTACTCCCTTAAATAACTATTTCCCGTGGGTAGAAAAATATGGGCTAACAGTGGGCATCCTCATATTAACGATTGGTGTTATGGCACCAATAGCCAGCGGAAAAATTTCATCGCATGATGTTTTAAGTTCATTTCTAAATTGGAAATCTATTCTTGCCATTGTGATTGGGATTACTGTTTCTTGGCTGGGAAGTCGGGGGGTGGCATTAATGTCTAATCAACCTTCAACTGTTGCAGGGCTTCTGGTGGGAACTGTCATTGGTGTTGCTCTTTTCCGCGGTGTGCCGGTTGGGCCATTAATTGCAGCAGGGATATTATCATTACTTATTGGTAAATCTTAA
- the arsC gene encoding arsenate reductase (glutaredoxin) (This arsenate reductase requires both glutathione and glutaredoxin to convert arsenate to arsenite, after which the efflux transporter formed by ArsA and ArsB can extrude the arsenite from the cell, providing resistance.), with the protein MTHSVTIYHNPRUSKSRETLALLESKGVHPTIIEYLKTPPSIAEIKHLLTLLGFTDARQLMRTKEDIYKELNLNDKALTQDQLIKAMHDNPKLIERPIVIHGEKAKLGRPPEQVVEILSL; encoded by the coding sequence ATGACTCACTCTGTCACTATTTACCATAACCCGCGTTGATCTAAAAGTCGTGAAACGCTGGCATTACTGGAATCGAAAGGTGTTCATCCAACTATTATTGAATATTTAAAAACACCACCAAGCATCGCAGAGATTAAACATTTATTAACCCTACTTGGATTTACTGATGCACGACAATTGATGAGAACGAAAGAAGATATCTATAAAGAATTAAATCTTAATGATAAAGCGTTAACACAAGATCAATTGATTAAAGCGATGCACGATAATCCAAAATTAATTGAACGACCTATTGTTATTCATGGCGAAAAAGCGAAATTGGGTCGCCCACCAGAGCAAGTGGTTGAAATATTGTCATTATGA